The proteins below come from a single Lepeophtheirus salmonis chromosome 4, UVic_Lsal_1.4, whole genome shotgun sequence genomic window:
- the LOC121117025 gene encoding CCA tRNA nucleotidyltransferase 1, mitochondrial, whose amino-acid sequence MFSSTLKSSLSPECFKLWRFLIGAGHEVRMAGGAVRDFLAGLKPSDIDFASTATPEETMKVLEEHRVRIINPFGGLKHGTVTARIDDKQNFEITTLRTDTHTDGRRATVEFTTDWKLDANRRDLTINSMYIDIHGNLYDYFNGQEDLMNKRVQFVGDAGERIREDYLRILRYFRFYGKVASSPERHDENTINEIIKNASGLQQISGERIWMEWKKILSGSFGCDLTLKMIECQLGSYIGLPQNPNVKVFRSAWNNTVKDNISTLEHPISLLATLINTEDDVLHLHSRLKLSRFERDLGIFFTNHISKIDLISLSSIQWLYISNPMKIKTEQVKNYINAYLLAQGFKDLNDEFDKWEPPTFPVNGHDLISDQCPKGRLISLITDQLKIIWRDSNYTMEKEELLKEIPNILDVLPPQSPPKKKKKKKM is encoded by the exons ATGTTTTCATCTACCCTGAAATCATCTCTGAGCCCTGAGTGTTTCAAGCTATGGCGTTTCCTCATAGGAGCAGGTCACGAGGTTCGAATGGCTGGAGGAGCTGTTCGAGACTTTCTAGCAGGTTTGAAGCCCTCTGACATTGACTTTGCAAGCACTGCAACTCCTGAAGAGACGATGAAGGTCCTTGAAGAGCATAGAGTGCGAATTATCAATCCGTTTGGTGGATTGAAACATGGGACAGTGACAGCAAGGATAGATGACAAGCAAAACTTTGAGATTACAACTCTTCGAACAGATACTCACACGGACGGTCGTAGAGCCACGGTTGAGTTTACGACAGATTGGAAATTGGATGCTAATCGGAGGGACTTGACCATTAATTCTATGTATATTGATATTCATG GAAATCTTTATGACTATTTCAATGGGCAGGAGGATCTTATGAATAAACGAGTTCAATTTGTTGGAGATGCAGGGGAACGCATTCGCGAAGATTATTTACGCATACTTCGTTATTTTCGCTTCTATGGCAAAGTAGCATCGAGCCCTGAAAGACACGACGAAAACAcgattaatgaaataataaaaaatgcttcAGGACTTCAACAAATATCAGGAGAAAGGATTTGGATGGAGTGGAAAAAGATTTTATCTGGTTCATTTGGATGTGATTTGACATTAAAAATGATCGAGTGTCAATTAGGATCCTATATTGGTCTTCCTCAAAATCCCAATGTAAAAGTCTTCCGTTCTGCTTGGAATAACACTGTTAAAGATAATATATCCACTCTTGAACATCCTATATCTCTACTAGCTACACTTATAAATACCGAGGATGATGTTTTGCATCTTCACTCTCGATTGAAATTGTCAAGATTTGAGAGGGATTTGGGTATTTTCTTCACGAATCATATTTCGAAAATTGATCTTATTTCTCTTTCATCCATTCAAtggctatatatttctaatcCTATGAAAATCAAGACAGAACAAGTTAAAAATTACATCAATGCGTATCTTTTAGCACAAGGATTCAAAGATCTCAATGATGAATTTGATAAATGGGAGCCTCCTACTTTCCCAGTAAATGGGCATGACTTAATTAGTGATCAGTGTCCCAAAGGGCGACTTATTAGTCTCATAACAGAccaactaaaaattatatggagAGACTCTAATTATACTATGGAAAAAGAAGAACTTTTAAAGGAAATTCCAAACATACTTGACGTACTTCCTCCTCAATCTCCgcccaagaagaaaaaaaagaaaaagatgtaa